The genomic region gagccactgctgctATCCAGTTAAACAAAATGAAACGGTGTCTTACCTTTCACTCACCCTATGCTAAAAACTGCGTGGCCTACCGGGCTTGTTTTTGTTACAGGTCAAAGCAGCTCTAGGAACTTCGGGTGAAGAAGATGTGCAAGAGGGGGACAACCTTTAGGTAGTGGTGAGTTGGTGGTTTCTATCCTCAATGGCATCTTGGGTTTGAAGAAAAAAACTAGAGGTAAGAGGCAGTCACTGAATGATTGTATCCCTGAGCAAATGGCAGGTGACCACGCTAAGCACCTGTCTGTTGCTCTCTGCAGGTGTCCATATCCACCCTCCTAACAGATCCTCTGAGCCTAGGACACAAAGGCAACTGCTGCCTGTCTTGGGTTCTGGGGTTCCCAAGGTAATTTATGAATCACATCCTGCAGCGCCAGGCGGATGGATTCTGCTGCTGTCAGCATGGCAGGTGCAGCCCTAGGCCCCCAGCTGCTTCCGGCCTGGGCCTTCTGAGTGAAAGGTCAGCAGGTTCCACAGGACCCAAGTGCTTCGGCAGCGTCCTCCTGCTGAGGAGAGCTCGGAGGTTCTGGCCGGCCAGTCTCTGTGCCACAAAGGGCACATTCACCCTGGCTGCCGCTCTGAGTACCTGAGAGTTGGGGACACCAGGAAGGACATAGCTGTGAAATGTCAAAGCCCCAGAGACAACAGGGCTCATTGTTTCAGCTCCTCTTCATGAATGATCCATTAAAGGACTCTCACTCACCCTGCCAAGAGGTACCCGGATATATTTCTTATCTTACAGACATGTGACTTCCTAGAGGGCAAGAACACGGGGCCTTTGGTGAGTTGTCTCCCGTGCACAAGGGCGATCATTATTTGGGGACAATTATATGGAGCATGTTTATCAAAGTTTGGGATGCCACTGTCATTTCAGTTAAGCACTAATTACACTGCCGGGTGGTGCCAAGTCAGCGTTCTGAGGGTCCTCGGGCCCCATTCCAGAGGCAAGCTGACTAGAGAGAGCAGGCGCGTCAGGATCCCCCGTGCCTGAATTCCCCCGAGGACCAAGGCAGAACCTGGCCGCTCACCGGTCACCCGCTTTTCTTCTGGGCTGCTGGGCAGGTGGGTTTGGCTGGCTTCCACGGGCGGCTCATCACTGGTAGGACTGGTGACCCCAGGAATGGTTGGCAGGTCCCTCGGGGGCGTTTTGGCCACAGGTGAGTTCCGACACTCCATCAGGAATTTGCGGTCATAGATGATCCTGGTTCCTGGAAAGGCACGGGGAGGATGGCAACGTCACTGTGAGCTCCCTGCCTGGAGTTTTCCATTCCTGGAGCAGAAGCAGCAGGTTGTCTTAGACACTCTGGACCAAGAAGGACTGCGGCTCTCTAGGGCCTGGCCCCAGCAGGCCTTGGTAGTCCTTCACTTGGGGTGACTGACCTCAGGGCTGGACTAGATGTCCAGAAGAGAAACTCAACAACTCACGCAACACAAACTAGTGaccatttttcctgcctgggatgtgtggagaagtgaggagaagaaaagacaggCAGGCTCTTCCAGCCCCACAAAGGGATCAGTGAGCTGGGCGCAGGTGGCTcgcgctggtaatcctagctactcaggaggctgagatctgaggaccatggtttgaagccagtccatgcaggaaagtcctgagactcttatcctcaattactCCAAAAATGCttaagtggagatgtgactcaagcagtagagtgctagccttgagcacaaaagctcagggacagtgagcaggcccttagttcaagccccaggaccaggaagccAGCTTTTTTCCTCTCACACatccataccccccccccccccacacacacataagcTTCTCAGTGCGTTgtcagcttttctttctctctcacactcacacacacacacacacacgcgtgtgtgcactTCTCATTGGGTTGGtcagcctttctctctctcacgcCTGGCCCCACATTTCAGGGTTTGCATGTTTTgtcccatttttcttcctttggtgtcGGTCCCAGAggttgatttcagggcctgggtgctgtccctgagcttttttgctcaaggctggtgctctaccacttgagtcacagccccgattcgggttttttttttggatgttaacgtgataacagtctcacagaccctCCTGCCCCAGATGGCATTGAACATCCAtgctcagccacctaagtagctaggactataggtgtgagctgcacTGCCAAGCCTCCTCTCTTCATTCTCCTTTCACGACGTGTTTTACCCTCCAGTCCCACGAGTTGATTCTCTGATCACTAATCCACACACAGGACGCTCCTATGTGTAGCTGCCTAAATGCCATAAAAAGGAGCATTTCCCCAAGCAGAGTGGACCCCAGGGTCTTGGTGGAGAGAGCTGGTGCATGAGGGTTTTCATGTTTTGCCCTGGCCTCTAATGCAGGAGAAGATACTGATCTTTTAACACCTCCAAAGCATTTGCTGACCGCTTCTCTTGTTGTGAGCCAGCCTGAGCCTCCCACAGGTAAACAAATCTAGCTGCAATTTAAAAGCTCTCTGCCACTGTGTATCTTTTTATAGTTGCCTTCTATTTATGGCAAGCTAATCTAGTTTTCTATATACAGTGGTATCGTTCCCTTTTTAATATATgatgtgatatattttatattctgtaaGCTCTATTATACAAtcttatataacatataaaatatagtaaaaattaaaatgaagagacTAAGATGATAGAGAAATATTAAAGCTATGCACAACTAGAATTCAAAGGATTATCATGAATgtcggggtgagggtgggggtaaGCTCAGTAGcacagcatttgcctagcatgtaagaGAAGCTTTGGGATTCATTCCCAGtaacatacaaaataaaataaaaataaaaagccagcagGCGTCCTGGCTCAagtgcctagaaagcacaaggccttttcttttctttcttgccagtcctggggcttgaactctgggcctgggcactgtccttgagcttctttcgctcaaggttagcactctactactgagccacagaaccacttttggctttttctgtgtatgtggtgctgagaaatcaaacccagggcttcatgcctgctaggcaagcactctaacactaagccacactcccagccccaaacaaaacacttttgtgtgctagtccacactcagggtctgagcactgtgcctgaccttctttgctcaaggttggtgttctaccacttaagccacagctccatttctgtttttttcatgGCTTACCGAAGATGAGTTTCCTAgaggctttcctgtctaggctggcttcaaactgcaatcctcagatcttagcctcctgaatagctaggattacaggtgtgagccactagtgcccacaatttttttttttaagtcaaaaagTTGCAGATGGGCCATCAATAACCTGCATTGGGAACCATAATTTCAGGTTCTCAGGAATGCCTGAGTGAACTCTCTGAGGGATTTGTTGAGTGGTATTCCAATGGTGGGAACAGGAAAGCTGCTAGGTAACCATACACCGGCCATTGCCCTATCTGACCCAGGCCCTGCAGATCCCTTTGGTTTTGCTCCCCACACCCAGCCAGAAATCCAACAATGCTTAAGCCAGTGGCCTTGCTCTCATTATCACCTCACCTCTGCATCTTGGGGGGCACggcttttgttttgtggtgctggggattgaacccaagacccTACAGGCTAGAGTCAtaccactgagttacactcccagccctctgcagaacttttttttttttttttggtgttgtcaCTTAGCTCgcactttcttccttgctttctttctcttttccttccttccttccttcctttgacaGAGAATGACTATTAAACTTGGTGCTCCTATTgggctctcttggcttttttactcaaggttggtcctctaccatttgaacttcACCTTCACTTTGGATTTGTCTCTTgggtctgtctgagctggctggcttcttgattctcagatctcagcttcctgaggagctaggattatagacatgagccaccagtgccttgttgAGCACTCtcatgaaaacaaaaattgttCAAGAACCTGGAATTGGGCAAAAATAAGAACCTTTCTGAAGAGAGGCCCACCCTCGCACCACTGCATCACTTGAGCTTCTTCCCATGAGCAGAGCTCTTGCAGGGCCCCCTAGCAGCTTACCTGGGAGGAGTACTGAGAGACCAGAGACCCCCTACTTggcttttgtctcttctttttttaaaaaaaagtaacatatCATTATGTAgctcagctggcctcaaactgacaaTTCTCCcgcctcagcatcctgagagctgggattacaggtgtgttcaCCACACCTGGCATCCCATTTGGCTCTTGTAGGTAACATGCTCCTGCATTCACTTGTATCTCTTAATCATCTCTGCATCCTCAGTATTCTGAATCTCCATGGTAGACATTCGTGTACTTTGGTGAGTCCATTTCCACTCATTGCTCTGGGACCTGGGAGAAAGCCAAATAGTCTTCAGCTGCAGGAAACTTTCTTGGTTTATATTCTGGAGAACTCCATTCCCTCCACCCCTGGACCTTAGCTTtatcttgctcaaggttggtgtactctaccacttgagccacagctccacttccagctttttggtggtaaactggagaggAGTCTTAAAATTCTCTGCCTTAACTGTCTTGAAGAAATAGTTCAGTAGTGTTGAGTACAGTCACACTGCTGTACCATCTGCTGTAGCAATATCTTCACAACTTTTGTATCTTGCAAAACAAACTGTTTACTCATTAACTAACAGCTCCCGTTTTTACTTCCTCTAGCAGCTGCCAGTCACCCTCTACTTTCTATCTCGCTGAAGCCACTACTCTGGCTATTTTATTTGAGATCACACAGTAGTTGTCTTTTTGtgactggctcatttcacttagccttatGTCCTAAAGGCTTAATAACATTCCAATACATACCATATTTTCCTAATCTATTCCATCTACCGATGGACATCTGGGTTTATCCCACAATTTGCCATACTACACaacttcctcagtaccacctacgAGGAAAAAGTGGGAGTCAAAGCAGGGGCCAATTAGAGGGACAGTAAGCAACTCTTTAAAGAgaccagggagggctggggatatggcctagtggcaagagagcttgcctcgtatacatgaggccctgggttcgattccccagcaccacatatacagaaaacggccagaaatggcgctgtggctcaagtggcagagtgctagtcttgagcaaaaaggaagccagggacagtgctcaggccctgagtccaaggcccaggactggccaaaaaataaaaaaataaaaataaataaataaagagaccAGGGAGAGAGAGCAACCTCCATTCTTTCAGCGCCCACAGAATCCAAGAGCCATCATGAACTTGGGTATATCTATTGGGTAGCAGGGTCCTTtgggtcctgtgtgtgtgtgtgtgtgtgcgcgcgtgcgcaagTGCGTATtggctctagggcttgaactctgggccttgacactgtccccaagctttatTCCTCAGGGCttgtaccctaccacttgagccacagctccacttctggctttttggtggttaactggagggaaggctctcatagacttacctgccccggctggctttgaaccacaatcctcagatctcagcctcccgagtagctaggattacaggtgtgaaccactggtgcccagctgtcctTTGGGACTTGAGCTCCACATGTGCCCCAGATTTAGGGACAATTGTATTCTGAAGGCATGCTTTGTACTGGTGGCCATCTGCTTGAGTGCATAAATCAATCCAGGGAGGCCCCCAGGGACCAGTCTTCTCACCTATATAAAACAAGGGTGTTGCACTAGGTTCACATGCGCCTCCTATTTTTAGGATCTCATTGTTGGCAGGTGCAAACAGTGGATATGGAGGTGGAAGTTCTGGGCTAAACCAGGGCTTACACATACTAGtccttcaactcaaggcctagtTTTGTCCTACAAAGGACAATAAAATCCACACCTCACTGGAGCATCAATTGTTCTTTGGCAGCTGGGAGTATATgtggtccagtggtagagtgcttaccttgtatgcaACAAACCCCTAGATCTGATCCCCAAGGcaggaaaatataaatttaaaaaaattggggggggggtgtgtgtgaactggtcaccagtggctcaagtttgtaatcctagctattcgggaggctgagatctgagagtggtggttgaaagccagactgggcaggaaagtccagaggctcttatctccaataaactaccaaaagccagaagcagagctgtggctcaagtggtagagcacactagcaaaagaagctcagggacagcatctaggtccagagttcatgcCCTGGGACaggcattaaaaacaacaacaaaaagaaaaggtggggtggtggtgataTCTAGAGGGTAAGTCTGATCAGGGTACACTGTATATAGTATAgaagtatcacaatgaaatcaTCCCTTTTGCAAATAATATGTTAGGAAACAATCTTTAGTGAGACCTTGAcagttaagaaagaaaaaacaagcaagGACATCACGTTGGAGAAGGTATGTACAGCTGCACAACTACAGAAAAGTCACAGGAAGCCTCCTGGAGGCCACAAAGCACAAACACAGGGACTGCAGGGGTGGGTGTCTGGATTTTCCCGTGCGGTGCACACAGCCATCCCCATTGTCACCCATCAG from Perognathus longimembris pacificus isolate PPM17 chromosome 21, ASM2315922v1, whole genome shotgun sequence harbors:
- the Eif4ebp1 gene encoding eukaryotic translation initiation factor 4E-binding protein 1, whose translation is MSGGSSCSQTPSRAIPATRRVVLGDGVQLPPGDYSTTPGGTLFSTTPGGTRIIYDRKFLMECRNSPVAKTPPRDLPTIPGVTSPTSDEPPVEASQTHLPSSPEEKRVTGEESQFEMDI